From a single Photobacterium gaetbulicola Gung47 genomic region:
- a CDS encoding hypothetical protein (COG0545), with protein MKKLTVLFAMALFLLPLQATASVITSQPYSKNLQADILVKDIYNKAKLNGVINYQVFKEAYEAYYNTKGRKKPVLTIIDYSLPSTKERFFVVDLQRNKLLYRTFVSHGVNSGGKNATKFSNTVNSRQTSLGTFITDTTYYGGNGYSLRLDGLTPGVNDNARRRYIVIHGADYATRSFINRHGYLGRSWGCPALPTELSREIIDTIKGGSVIYAHA; from the coding sequence ATGAAAAAACTAACCGTACTATTTGCAATGGCACTGTTTCTACTGCCACTGCAGGCCACCGCCAGTGTAATTACAAGCCAGCCTTACTCTAAAAATCTGCAAGCAGACATCTTGGTTAAGGACATATATAATAAAGCAAAGTTAAATGGAGTTATTAACTATCAAGTATTTAAAGAAGCTTACGAGGCCTATTATAATACTAAGGGTCGTAAAAAACCTGTTCTGACGATCATTGACTACAGCCTTCCGTCAACCAAGGAACGCTTCTTTGTTGTTGACTTACAGCGCAACAAGCTACTCTACCGCACTTTCGTCTCACACGGCGTAAACAGTGGTGGTAAAAATGCCACTAAGTTCTCAAACACCGTCAACTCGCGCCAGACGTCCCTGGGGACCTTTATCACTGATACCACCTACTATGGCGGTAATGGTTACTCACTTCGCCTTGACGGCCTGACACCGGGTGTCAACGACAATGCCAGACGCCGTTACATTGTCATCCACGGTGCTGATTATGCGACGAGATCTTTCATTAACCGTCACGGCTATCTAGGCCGTAGCTGGGGATGTCCTGCACTGCCGACTGAACTATCGCGCGAAATTATCGATACCATTAAGGGCGGCAGCGTTATCTACGCACACGCTTAA